Proteins from a genomic interval of Rubinisphaera italica:
- a CDS encoding phytoene/squalene synthase family protein, translating into MPAERSDSVIASYRYAVDVTRAAGSNFHIAFRILPEPMYRAMCTIYAYMRISDDLVDGSLSENTSSLPETSAVQSLANWQQLTANLKSSHSTSHPLFPALEDVLGNYPIEVNWLLSVLDGMQRDLNWSPFADFEELACYCDQVAGMSGLCCQAIWGADLEQTQKLALTCGRAFQMTNILRDVHEDTIRGRCYFPQNELDHFGCQNTNWDDPQIRSNWLDLIAFQVKRTESFYREASELERHLSGPGRRMFRIMFVTYRAVLRKISRNPQLVFHQKVRVSKSRKLIILLAAPYLSVLNSESHANAQCSNSAILNAKVPSTNG; encoded by the coding sequence ATGCCTGCTGAACGGTCCGACTCTGTTATTGCGTCGTACCGGTATGCCGTTGATGTGACTCGGGCAGCAGGCAGCAATTTTCATATCGCTTTTCGAATATTGCCCGAACCGATGTATCGGGCAATGTGTACGATTTATGCCTACATGCGGATTTCCGACGACCTTGTCGATGGCTCGCTCTCCGAAAACACATCCTCACTGCCAGAGACATCTGCGGTACAGTCACTTGCAAACTGGCAACAATTAACTGCGAATCTCAAAAGCTCGCATTCGACAAGCCATCCCCTTTTTCCTGCTCTTGAGGATGTGCTCGGGAATTACCCGATCGAAGTCAACTGGCTGCTCTCCGTCCTCGATGGAATGCAGAGAGATCTGAACTGGTCTCCATTTGCCGACTTCGAAGAGCTTGCCTGTTATTGCGATCAAGTCGCAGGGATGTCGGGGCTGTGTTGTCAGGCGATTTGGGGAGCGGATCTGGAACAGACCCAAAAACTGGCATTAACGTGTGGACGTGCTTTCCAGATGACAAACATCTTGCGAGATGTCCACGAGGATACCATCCGCGGCCGTTGTTATTTTCCACAAAACGAACTCGATCACTTCGGCTGTCAGAATACAAACTGGGACGATCCCCAAATCCGCTCAAACTGGTTGGATTTGATTGCATTCCAAGTGAAACGAACAGAATCATTTTATCGGGAAGCTAGTGAACTGGAGCGTCACCTATCAGGCCCGGGACGTAGAATGTTTCGAATTATGTTCGTGACTTATCGAGCGGTTCTGCGAAAGATATCTCGAAATCCTCAACTTGTATTTCACCAGAAGGTGCGCGTCTCCAAAAGCAGGAAATTAATCATCCTGCTAGCCGCTCCTTATCTTTCCGTATTGAATTCGGAATCTCACGCTAATGCACAATGTAGTAACTCTGCGATATTGAATGCAAAAGTCCCCTCAACCAACGGCTAA